From the Maioricimonas rarisocia genome, one window contains:
- a CDS encoding sulfatase-like hydrolase/transferase, producing MMRLRCPRSASISVLGLVAALLLASGVAVADDATPPNIVLIVSDDQGYNDLGVLNDELISPHLDRLAHEGVRLTNFYVAWPACTPSRGAFLTGRYPPRNGIYDMIRNEAPDYGHKYNDEEYAVTWERIGGMDTREVLLPQMLRQAGYRSAIFGKWDLGVHRRFLPLQRGWDEFYGFVNTGIDYFTHERYGVPSMYSGNSPTEQDKGTYCTDLFRREAVRFVRENHDRPFFLYLPFNAPHGASNLDPKIRSAAQAPEQYKKMYPHLEDSYVTGKRYGEPAQVASRSKRKLEYLASITCMDDAIGEVLDLLDEYELTDNTIVVFFSDNGGSGGADNSPLRAGKGRVFEGGIRVCAIVRYPPRIPAGTVNNEFLTSLELVPTLLNLAGIEPPQDVVLDGFDMLPVLSGESPSSRESMFWKRRQKEAARVGDWKWVRNESGEFLFNLADDVGEKDNLIDDRPEVAARMRGHFEHWQAEMEAAEPRGPFRDF from the coding sequence ATGATGCGACTGCGTTGCCCCCGAAGTGCCTCGATCTCTGTCCTCGGGCTGGTTGCTGCCCTGCTGCTGGCCTCAGGAGTCGCGGTGGCAGACGACGCCACTCCTCCCAACATCGTGCTGATCGTCAGCGACGATCAGGGCTATAACGATCTGGGTGTCCTCAACGACGAGCTGATCTCGCCGCACCTCGACCGGCTGGCCCACGAAGGTGTGCGACTGACGAACTTCTACGTCGCCTGGCCCGCCTGTACGCCCTCCCGCGGGGCGTTCCTCACCGGACGCTATCCGCCGCGGAACGGCATCTACGACATGATCCGCAACGAGGCCCCCGACTACGGACACAAGTACAACGACGAGGAATACGCCGTCACGTGGGAACGGATCGGCGGGATGGACACCCGCGAGGTCCTGCTGCCGCAGATGCTCAGGCAGGCCGGCTACCGGTCCGCGATTTTCGGCAAATGGGATCTGGGCGTGCATCGCAGATTCCTGCCCCTGCAGCGGGGATGGGATGAGTTCTACGGCTTCGTGAACACCGGCATCGACTACTTCACGCACGAGCGGTACGGCGTGCCGTCGATGTACTCCGGCAACTCTCCGACCGAGCAGGACAAGGGAACCTACTGCACCGATCTGTTCCGGCGCGAAGCGGTCCGCTTCGTTCGCGAGAACCACGATCGGCCGTTCTTCCTCTATCTGCCGTTCAACGCACCGCACGGAGCATCGAATCTCGATCCGAAGATTCGCTCGGCCGCGCAGGCGCCCGAGCAATACAAGAAGATGTACCCGCACCTGGAAGATTCCTACGTGACCGGCAAGCGATACGGCGAGCCGGCCCAGGTGGCGAGTCGATCGAAGCGGAAGCTGGAGTACCTGGCGTCGATTACCTGCATGGACGACGCGATCGGCGAGGTGCTCGATCTGCTCGACGAGTATGAACTGACCGACAACACCATCGTCGTATTCTTCTCGGACAACGGCGGGAGTGGCGGAGCAGACAACAGCCCTCTGCGGGCCGGTAAGGGGCGCGTCTTCGAGGGAGGAATCCGCGTCTGCGCGATCGTCCGCTATCCTCCGCGAATTCCGGCCGGCACCGTCAACAACGAGTTCCTGACCAGTCTCGAATTGGTGCCGACGCTTCTGAACCTCGCTGGCATCGAGCCTCCGCAGGACGTTGTGCTGGATGGCTTCGACATGCTGCCTGTGCTCAGCGGCGAGTCCCCTTCTTCGCGTGAGTCGATGTTCTGGAAGCGTCGCCAGAAGGAGGCCGCACGCGTCGGGGACTGGAAGTGGGTCCGCAACGAGTCGGGTGAGTTCCTCTTCAATCTTGCGGACGATGTCGGCGAGAAAGACAACCTGATCGACGACCGTCCAGAGGTGGCCGCACGCATGCGAGGCCATTTCGAGCACTGGCAGGCGGAGATGGAAGCGGCAGAACCGCGTGGTCCGTTCCGCGATTTCTGA
- a CDS encoding PIG-L deacetylase family protein, protein MVWLTMRLDFSGETVLAIVAHPDDAELLCAGTLARARNDGADVAIAVLCQGDKGQPAEAIADLAAVRREEMKAAAEVLGARLLLGERPDSGLVDDLATRQLVVELIRSVRPTLVLAHAPDDYHADHRAASCLAEATSWTCASNGWDSQQPALDAPPAVWWMDTVGMHDFEPGFYVDVSNVMETKENMLQEHTSQLRRSGDGDFAPLLDLMRQQAEARGMQCGVAAAECFRIHRAFKRVSAW, encoded by the coding sequence ATGGTCTGGCTGACGATGCGACTGGACTTCTCGGGAGAAACGGTTCTGGCGATCGTCGCCCATCCGGACGACGCAGAACTGCTCTGCGCCGGCACCCTGGCCCGGGCCCGAAACGACGGTGCCGACGTGGCCATCGCCGTCCTCTGTCAGGGAGACAAGGGGCAACCGGCCGAGGCGATTGCGGACCTCGCCGCGGTTCGTCGCGAGGAAATGAAGGCGGCTGCGGAAGTCCTCGGGGCCCGACTGCTGCTGGGAGAGCGGCCGGACAGCGGGCTCGTCGACGACCTGGCTACGCGACAGCTTGTCGTGGAACTGATTCGCTCGGTGCGACCGACCCTGGTTCTGGCACACGCCCCCGACGACTATCACGCCGATCACCGCGCCGCTTCCTGCCTGGCCGAAGCAACCTCCTGGACGTGTGCGTCGAACGGATGGGATTCGCAGCAGCCGGCTCTGGATGCTCCGCCTGCGGTGTGGTGGATGGACACGGTCGGCATGCACGATTTCGAGCCTGGTTTCTACGTTGACGTCTCGAACGTCATGGAAACGAAGGAGAACATGCTGCAGGAACACACCAGCCAGTTGCGGCGGAGTGGCGACGGAGATTTCGCTCCCCTGCTCGACCTGATGCGGCAGCAGGCAGAAGCACGAGGAATGCAGTGTGGTGTCGCAGCGGCAGAATGTTTCCGGATTCACCGCGCGTTCAAGCGGGTATCTGCCTGGTGA
- a CDS encoding flavin reductase family protein has product MTSHETGDAAVQQTLRALDPEVWLLTSAADHERGGLICTSVMNASIVPDMPRIVVGLARQHRTWQLVDASGRFVLHLLRADQIELVRRFGMQSQRDVDKFAELEVGRSPEGCPVLRDVAGWLECRVESGLDAGDRTHFLAEVTNGSPPAADIALLRMQGLLTTAPDEMRAELKRQLERDGAIDRQAISAWRAAHRTG; this is encoded by the coding sequence ATGACATCGCATGAAACGGGGGACGCGGCCGTCCAGCAGACCCTGAGGGCACTGGACCCCGAAGTCTGGCTGCTGACCTCCGCGGCTGATCACGAACGGGGCGGGCTGATCTGCACGTCGGTCATGAACGCTTCGATTGTTCCGGACATGCCGCGAATCGTCGTCGGCCTTGCCCGGCAGCACCGCACGTGGCAACTGGTCGACGCCTCGGGACGGTTTGTTCTGCATCTGTTGCGTGCCGACCAGATCGAACTGGTGCGGCGGTTCGGCATGCAGTCCCAGCGTGATGTCGACAAGTTCGCGGAGCTGGAGGTGGGGCGTTCACCGGAAGGTTGCCCGGTGCTCAGGGATGTCGCCGGGTGGCTGGAGTGCCGGGTGGAATCGGGCCTCGATGCCGGCGACCGGACGCACTTTCTGGCCGAGGTGACTAACGGGTCGCCTCCCGCAGCGGACATCGCACTACTGCGGATGCAGGGGCTGCTCACCACCGCGCCCGACGAGATGCGGGCGGAATTGAAGCGTCAGCTCGAGCGGGACGGGGCGATCGACCGGCAGGCGATCAGTGCGTGGCGTGCCGCTCACCGCACCGGGTAG
- a CDS encoding MoaD/ThiS family protein gives MPRVFIPPPLQKHADGHRELDIDATTVGGVIDELERRFPGLVNRLRDGEDLRSGLMVAVDSTMTDRGLLQELTPDCEVHFLPSVGGG, from the coding sequence ATGCCACGTGTGTTCATCCCTCCGCCGCTGCAGAAGCATGCAGACGGCCACAGGGAGCTCGATATCGACGCGACGACCGTCGGTGGAGTGATCGACGAGCTCGAACGGCGGTTTCCCGGCCTCGTCAACCGCCTGCGCGACGGCGAGGATCTCCGCTCAGGGCTGATGGTGGCCGTCGACTCGACAATGACTGACCGGGGACTGCTGCAGGAGCTGACGCCCGATTGCGAGGTCCACTTCCTGCCATCGGTCGGCGGCGGGTGA
- a CDS encoding CPBP family intramembrane glutamic endopeptidase — translation MSPPLDFNTRRHFLNVAGLVEGGLVLVALLLAALLGMRPLDAIHWQMGDVGWGILAIAPMLLLYVLLGDLRDLVVDLLGRPLSRLYWYDLMLVAAMAGFGEELLFRGVLQPWLAQFNATFGLIATNVLFGLAHAVTPVYALFATGVGFYMSWLADHPGGRNLLRPILAHALYDWIALVHIVWLYRRRRPFPPSTSSEPPVPLSDSPKEPDESPPADDHD, via the coding sequence ATGTCTCCGCCACTCGATTTCAATACGCGCCGCCACTTTCTGAACGTCGCCGGTCTCGTCGAAGGGGGGCTGGTACTCGTTGCGTTGCTGCTGGCCGCTTTACTCGGCATGCGGCCACTGGACGCCATCCACTGGCAGATGGGGGATGTCGGCTGGGGAATTCTCGCTATTGCTCCGATGCTTCTGCTGTACGTGCTGCTCGGCGACCTCCGCGACCTGGTGGTCGATCTGCTCGGCCGTCCCCTGAGCCGTCTGTACTGGTACGACCTGATGCTCGTCGCGGCGATGGCAGGGTTCGGTGAGGAACTTCTGTTTCGCGGCGTGCTCCAGCCGTGGCTTGCGCAGTTCAATGCCACCTTTGGTCTGATCGCCACCAATGTCCTGTTCGGACTGGCTCACGCTGTCACCCCCGTTTACGCCCTGTTTGCCACGGGAGTCGGCTTCTACATGAGCTGGCTGGCCGATCATCCCGGCGGGCGGAACCTGCTGCGTCCGATCCTGGCACACGCGCTGTACGACTGGATTGCACTGGTACACATTGTGTGGCTGTATCGCCGACGCCGCCCGTTTCCACCCTCCACATCGTCGGAGCCACCGGTCCCGTTGTCCGACAGTCCGAAGGAGCCCGACGAATCTCCTCCAGCCGACGATCACGACTGA
- a CDS encoding dihydroorotase, giving the protein MRTLIRNAQCVLPDGVQQVDVLIEDAKIIGIDPPANAAADETVDASGLHLIPGVIDDQVHFREPGLEHKEDLHTGSLACAKGGVTTFLEMPNTRPPTITPEALEDKLARAASRSVVNYGFYIGATPDNVETLRSVTRTPGIKIFIGSSTGNLLVDEQEALERIFAETTLPVCAHCEDEATVRANSERIGGGSTHADHSKIRDHEAALIATRRAIDLAVRHNHRFHVLHVSTAGEVEFLKDHHGLITAEACPHHLLFNIDDYERLGSLVQMNPSIKTREDNEALWQGLLDGRLQVIATDHAPHTLEEKQQPYPQSPSGLPAVENSLALMLNAVHEGRCTLENVVAWMCDAPARVWDIVNKGRIAEGYDADLVLVDLAKQATIRNGEQVTKSGWSPWDGVALTGWPVRTWVMGQTVFADGRVDASVRGQEARYEHDRGGYWNTSHV; this is encoded by the coding sequence ATGCGTACCCTGATCCGCAATGCCCAGTGTGTGCTGCCCGATGGCGTGCAGCAGGTTGATGTCCTCATCGAGGACGCGAAGATCATCGGGATCGACCCGCCGGCGAATGCTGCAGCCGACGAAACGGTCGATGCATCCGGGCTGCATCTGATTCCCGGCGTGATCGACGATCAGGTTCACTTTCGTGAGCCGGGGCTGGAACACAAGGAAGACCTGCACACCGGGAGTCTCGCCTGTGCGAAGGGAGGCGTCACGACCTTTCTCGAGATGCCCAATACCAGGCCGCCGACCATCACGCCGGAGGCGCTTGAAGACAAACTGGCCCGGGCGGCGTCGCGCAGTGTCGTGAACTACGGCTTCTACATCGGCGCGACACCGGACAATGTCGAGACGCTCCGTTCAGTCACCCGCACACCTGGCATCAAGATCTTCATCGGTTCCAGTACCGGCAACCTCCTCGTCGACGAGCAGGAGGCCCTCGAACGGATCTTTGCCGAGACCACGTTGCCGGTCTGTGCTCACTGCGAGGATGAAGCGACCGTCCGTGCGAATTCCGAACGAATCGGCGGAGGCAGCACACATGCGGATCACTCGAAGATTCGCGATCACGAGGCGGCCCTGATTGCGACCCGGCGGGCCATCGATCTGGCGGTTCGACACAACCACCGGTTCCATGTTCTGCACGTGTCGACGGCCGGCGAAGTGGAGTTCCTGAAGGATCATCACGGTCTGATTACCGCCGAGGCCTGCCCGCATCACCTGCTGTTCAACATCGATGATTACGAGCGTCTCGGCTCGCTGGTGCAGATGAACCCGTCGATCAAGACGCGCGAAGACAACGAAGCGCTCTGGCAGGGGCTGCTCGACGGCCGGTTGCAGGTGATCGCGACCGATCACGCTCCGCATACGCTCGAAGAGAAGCAGCAGCCGTACCCGCAGTCCCCCTCAGGGCTGCCTGCCGTCGAGAATTCGCTGGCGCTGATGCTCAATGCCGTTCACGAGGGGCGGTGCACGCTTGAGAATGTGGTCGCCTGGATGTGCGACGCGCCGGCGCGGGTCTGGGACATCGTCAACAAGGGACGTATCGCCGAGGGCTACGATGCCGATCTCGTGCTGGTCGATCTCGCGAAGCAGGCAACAATCCGGAACGGCGAGCAGGTCACGAAAAGCGGATGGAGCCCGTGGGATGGCGTGGCGCTCACAGGATGGCCGGTGCGAACCTGGGTGATGGGACAGACCGTCTTCGCTGACGGGCGAGTGGATGCCTCTGTCCGCGGTCAGGAGGCTCGGTATGAACATGATCGGGGCGGATACTGGAACACATCTCACGTGTAA
- the trxA gene encoding thioredoxin, with product MARNLTLIALLLFAAGCAGESLPPIDGNEVTVTEDSYQEEVAESSVPVLIDFWAPWCGPCVQMEPVIAHVSVNYEGRLKVAKVNVDENPRLASEFAINGIPAFVLVRDGEIVSRTEGSRSLASMSDWIDSRIAAAP from the coding sequence ATGGCCCGGAACTTGACGCTGATTGCCCTGCTGCTGTTCGCGGCTGGTTGTGCGGGTGAATCGCTGCCGCCGATTGACGGTAACGAAGTCACGGTGACGGAAGATTCGTACCAGGAAGAGGTGGCCGAGAGCTCGGTGCCGGTGCTGATCGACTTCTGGGCGCCCTGGTGCGGTCCCTGTGTACAGATGGAACCTGTGATTGCCCATGTCTCGGTCAACTACGAGGGCCGACTCAAGGTGGCCAAAGTGAACGTCGACGAGAATCCCCGGCTGGCCAGCGAGTTTGCGATCAACGGCATCCCGGCATTTGTTCTGGTTCGTGACGGAGAAATCGTGTCGCGCACCGAGGGCAGCCGGTCCCTGGCTTCGATGTCCGACTGGATCGATTCGCGGATCGCGGCGGCGCCGTGA
- a CDS encoding PTS sugar transporter subunit IIA — protein MEHLRKALNAGHVFIDLETDSTSDLLHQVVEYAVSLDVVSAEVGEALEKDLLEREQRFSTAIGHAVAVPHAYLEGIAAPTILFVRLKHPLNMGAPDGIPTRYLFVLVGPPRDAAAHLDTLTTIARLMSDDEFRYDAGEAKDVADLLQALDQFEARTSPEVAAKVETVSPGLQPSGRIGGGLVADIRRRWPFYKSDFTDGLHTKTLGSTLFLYFACLAPTVTFGGLMYGATGGTIGIAETLVATALCGTVYALASGQPLNLLGVTGPLLVFIATLYRLCIDLQIPFMETYTWVGLWTALFCVIFALTDASCLIRYFTRFTDEIFAALISTIFISESLKSIIGYLQDAHTDRVSHDVAFLSLLLAVGTFAIAMMLSRFRRSNYLRPSVREFLADFGPTISVVLMMIFAATFPRVQPEALEVPDSLATSSGRGWLVNPFNAPVWVWGASIVPAMFFAVLVYLDQNITARLVNSPQHRLKKGEGYHLDLLVVALLVGVCAIFGLPPLVAATVRSLNHVRSLATSEEIVTRGGDHREQIIHVRETRLSGLGIHVLIALSLLALPLLRLVPKPVLYGLFLYMGVVSISGNQFFERLNLWLTDPDLYPRTHYTRKVRRSVMHLFTLLQLTCLVVLWAVKASPAGILFPVFIALLVPVRIVAQRFFRNEDLKALDAEEIPEEEETAWV, from the coding sequence ATGGAGCATCTACGCAAGGCACTGAACGCGGGTCACGTCTTCATCGATCTGGAGACTGACAGTACCAGCGACCTGCTGCATCAGGTCGTCGAATACGCCGTGTCGCTGGACGTCGTCTCCGCAGAAGTCGGCGAAGCGCTCGAAAAAGATCTGCTCGAGCGCGAACAGCGGTTCTCGACGGCCATTGGCCACGCGGTCGCCGTGCCGCATGCCTACCTCGAGGGCATTGCGGCCCCCACAATCCTGTTCGTCCGGCTCAAGCATCCCCTGAACATGGGGGCACCGGACGGGATCCCGACCCGATACCTGTTTGTTCTGGTCGGGCCTCCACGGGATGCCGCGGCGCATCTCGATACGCTCACGACCATCGCCCGGCTGATGTCGGATGATGAGTTCCGCTACGACGCCGGCGAGGCAAAAGACGTTGCGGACCTGCTCCAGGCACTGGACCAGTTCGAAGCCCGCACGTCGCCCGAAGTCGCCGCGAAAGTGGAGACGGTCTCGCCCGGGCTGCAACCGAGCGGCCGGATCGGTGGGGGACTGGTGGCCGACATCCGGCGCCGCTGGCCTTTCTACAAGTCGGACTTTACTGACGGACTCCACACCAAGACGCTCGGTTCGACGCTGTTCCTGTACTTCGCCTGCCTGGCGCCAACGGTGACCTTCGGCGGGCTGATGTACGGAGCGACCGGCGGAACGATCGGCATCGCCGAGACACTCGTGGCAACGGCCCTGTGCGGGACCGTCTACGCACTGGCGTCGGGGCAGCCGCTCAATCTGCTGGGAGTGACCGGCCCGCTGCTGGTGTTCATCGCGACGCTGTACCGACTCTGCATCGACCTGCAGATTCCGTTCATGGAAACCTACACCTGGGTTGGGTTATGGACCGCGCTGTTCTGCGTGATCTTCGCGCTGACCGACGCCAGTTGCCTGATCCGCTATTTCACGCGGTTCACCGATGAAATCTTTGCGGCACTGATCTCGACGATCTTCATCAGCGAGTCACTCAAGAGCATCATCGGTTACCTGCAGGACGCGCATACCGACCGCGTTTCGCACGACGTGGCGTTTCTTTCGCTGCTGCTGGCGGTCGGCACGTTCGCCATCGCGATGATGCTCAGCCGGTTTCGTCGCAGCAATTATCTCAGACCGTCGGTACGGGAGTTCCTTGCCGACTTCGGTCCGACGATCTCCGTCGTACTGATGATGATCTTCGCCGCCACCTTTCCGCGAGTGCAGCCCGAAGCGCTCGAAGTCCCCGATTCGCTGGCCACGTCGAGCGGCCGCGGCTGGCTGGTAAACCCCTTCAACGCCCCGGTCTGGGTGTGGGGGGCGAGTATCGTCCCCGCCATGTTCTTTGCCGTGCTGGTCTATCTGGACCAGAACATCACCGCACGTCTGGTCAACAGTCCGCAACACCGGCTGAAGAAGGGAGAGGGGTACCACCTCGACCTGCTGGTCGTGGCCTTGCTGGTGGGAGTCTGTGCAATATTCGGACTGCCTCCGCTGGTTGCCGCCACCGTCCGCTCGCTGAATCACGTCCGCAGTCTCGCGACCTCCGAGGAGATCGTGACCCGCGGCGGCGATCATCGGGAACAGATTATCCACGTCCGCGAGACGCGACTGAGCGGGCTGGGAATTCACGTGTTGATTGCCCTGTCGCTGCTGGCGCTACCGCTGCTGCGACTTGTTCCCAAGCCGGTCCTGTACGGACTGTTCCTGTACATGGGCGTCGTCTCGATCAGTGGGAATCAATTCTTCGAACGGCTGAACCTGTGGCTGACCGATCCGGATCTCTATCCGCGAACCCACTACACGCGAAAAGTTCGCCGCTCTGTGATGCACCTTTTCACGCTGCTGCAGCTGACCTGCCTGGTCGTGCTGTGGGCCGTGAAGGCAAGTCCGGCCGGTATCCTGTTTCCCGTTTTCATCGCTTTGCTCGTGCCGGTGCGGATCGTGGCGCAGCGTTTCTTCCGCAATGAAGATCTGAAGGCGCTCGATGCCGAGGAAATCCCCGAAGAAGAAGAAACCGCCTGGGTCTGA
- a CDS encoding NAD-dependent epimerase/dehydratase family protein, protein MQLAAIETEEQLEAALSEPAPEAVAAMQEISGDIAFLGCGGKMGPTLARMAQRASKQAGVTRRIIAVSRFSDPSVRKRLESWGVETRSGDLLDETFLDSLPDAPNVVFMAGRKFGAAGNLPLTWAMNVHLPSLVARRFAESRIAAFSTGNVYGTVSYRTGGSVESDEPRPVGEYAMSCLGRERMFQHFADVQKTPMVLLRLNYACEFRYGVLVDLAEQVAAGTPIDLAMSYVNVIWQGDANSRTLAALTLAESPARLLNLAGPEVLRVRDVCERLGELLGRPVRFTGEEHEDALLNNAAAADALWGPPRVPVDELLTGIATWVRRGGERLGKPTHFEVRDGAF, encoded by the coding sequence ATGCAGCTTGCCGCGATCGAAACCGAAGAACAGCTGGAGGCCGCCCTGAGCGAGCCGGCCCCCGAGGCGGTCGCGGCGATGCAGGAGATTTCCGGCGACATCGCCTTCCTGGGCTGTGGCGGGAAGATGGGGCCGACACTTGCCCGGATGGCACAGCGGGCCTCGAAGCAGGCGGGCGTGACGAGGCGGATCATCGCCGTCAGTCGCTTTTCCGATCCGTCAGTCCGGAAACGTCTCGAGAGCTGGGGCGTCGAGACGCGATCGGGCGACCTCCTCGACGAGACATTCCTGGATTCGCTGCCGGACGCTCCCAACGTCGTATTTATGGCCGGTCGCAAATTCGGTGCTGCCGGAAATCTTCCGCTCACCTGGGCAATGAACGTCCACCTGCCGTCTCTGGTCGCCCGCCGATTTGCGGAGAGCCGCATCGCCGCGTTTTCCACCGGCAACGTGTACGGCACCGTCAGTTACCGCACGGGGGGCTCTGTCGAGTCGGACGAGCCGCGACCAGTCGGCGAATACGCCATGAGCTGCCTCGGCCGGGAACGAATGTTCCAGCACTTTGCCGACGTGCAGAAGACGCCGATGGTTCTGCTGCGGCTGAATTACGCGTGTGAATTCCGGTACGGCGTGCTGGTCGACCTGGCCGAACAGGTGGCCGCCGGGACCCCGATTGATCTGGCAATGAGCTACGTGAACGTCATCTGGCAGGGAGACGCCAATTCGCGGACGCTTGCCGCTCTGACGCTGGCCGAGTCGCCCGCCCGGCTTCTGAACCTTGCGGGTCCGGAGGTCCTGCGGGTGCGGGATGTCTGCGAGCGCCTCGGGGAACTGCTGGGGCGACCGGTCCGCTTCACCGGGGAGGAACACGAAGACGCGCTGCTCAACAATGCCGCAGCGGCTGACGCGTTGTGGGGCCCGCCGCGCGTCCCTGTGGACGAGCTCCTGACAGGAATTGCCACCTGGGTTCGCCGAGGGGGGGAACGTCTGGGCAAGCCGACCCACTTCGAAGTTCGTGACGGAGCGTTTTGA
- the tig gene encoding trigger factor gives MADAEKPQAVMDDAASGAAADEAGFERLQVNVESVGPCKKHVRVTVPREVIDDVMQGSVDELMTTAAVPGFRVGHVPEPLIRRRFRSELTDQVKQKVLMQSLEWIAQAEDLDPINEPNLDVESIEVPDEGDFEYEFDVEVRPEFDLPEYKGLKIERPEREITDEDVDAYLKEFVEQYGQLEPIDEPASLEDFVTVEAEFVHGDQVLHHVDELSLRVRPVLRFQDAELEGFDKEMVGAKEGDARDVELKVSMEADNIAMRGETVTLKMKVLDVKRLRRPELDDEFLARLNVESEEQLRAEVRKMLERQVTYEQRQSTRRQVLEKITESADWELPEDLVRKQVDNALRREILEMQQAGFTRSEIAARENDLRQKSISMTRQNLKEHFVLDRIAEEENIEVTSTDIEMEITMMALQRGENPRRVRARLVKSGMIENLEAQIRERKAVDVILENAEFQESTMAPPTELSVEAVNRSVCGSSVGTTDEEDEEAGEE, from the coding sequence GTGGCGGACGCTGAGAAACCCCAGGCTGTGATGGATGATGCCGCGAGCGGGGCTGCTGCCGATGAGGCCGGCTTCGAACGTCTCCAGGTCAACGTCGAGTCGGTCGGTCCGTGCAAAAAGCACGTCCGCGTGACGGTCCCCCGTGAGGTGATCGACGACGTCATGCAGGGATCGGTCGATGAGCTGATGACGACCGCTGCCGTGCCCGGCTTTCGCGTCGGTCACGTGCCGGAACCGCTGATCCGGCGACGCTTCCGCAGCGAGCTGACCGATCAGGTCAAGCAGAAGGTTCTGATGCAGAGCCTCGAGTGGATCGCTCAGGCGGAAGACCTCGATCCCATCAACGAGCCGAATCTGGATGTCGAAAGCATCGAAGTGCCTGACGAAGGGGACTTCGAGTACGAGTTCGACGTCGAAGTTCGTCCCGAGTTCGATCTGCCCGAATACAAGGGCCTGAAGATCGAACGCCCGGAGCGGGAAATCACCGACGAAGATGTCGACGCCTACCTGAAGGAGTTCGTCGAGCAGTACGGTCAGCTCGAGCCGATCGACGAGCCGGCCTCACTCGAAGACTTCGTGACGGTCGAAGCCGAGTTTGTGCACGGCGATCAGGTTCTGCACCATGTCGACGAGTTGAGCCTGCGTGTTCGTCCCGTGCTCCGGTTCCAGGATGCCGAACTGGAAGGCTTCGACAAGGAGATGGTCGGAGCGAAGGAAGGGGACGCCCGCGATGTCGAGTTGAAGGTCTCGATGGAAGCGGACAACATCGCCATGCGTGGCGAAACCGTCACGCTGAAGATGAAAGTCCTCGACGTCAAGCGGCTCCGCCGCCCCGAGCTGGACGACGAGTTCCTCGCCCGCCTCAACGTCGAGTCGGAAGAGCAGCTGCGTGCAGAAGTCCGCAAGATGCTCGAACGGCAGGTGACCTACGAGCAACGCCAGTCGACGCGTCGCCAGGTGCTCGAGAAGATTACCGAGTCGGCCGACTGGGAACTGCCTGAAGATCTCGTCCGCAAGCAGGTCGACAATGCTCTGCGTCGCGAGATCCTCGAGATGCAGCAGGCCGGGTTCACCCGCAGCGAGATCGCGGCCCGCGAGAACGATCTGCGGCAGAAGTCGATCTCGATGACGCGGCAGAATCTCAAGGAGCACTTCGTTCTCGATCGGATTGCCGAAGAAGAGAACATTGAGGTCACCAGCACCGACATCGAGATGGAAATCACGATGATGGCCCTGCAGCGGGGTGAGAACCCGCGTCGCGTGCGGGCCCGACTGGTGAAGTCCGGCATGATCGAGAATCTCGAGGCGCAGATTCGCGAGCGTAAGGCCGTCGACGTGATTCTCGAGAACGCCGAGTTCCAGGAATCGACGATGGCTCCGCCGACGGAACTTTCTGTGGAAGCCGTCAATCGCTCGGTCTGCGGATCGTCTGTCGGGACGACCGACGAAGAAGACGAGGAAGCCGGCGAAGAGTAG
- a CDS encoding metal-dependent hydrolase — MATVRWLGHAAFEVRTADHLLLIDPFLNGNPAGIVAADEVSPDVILVTHGHGDHIGDTVDIAKRTGALVIANFEIGEWLARQGVTNCHTMHLGGQHAFKFGTVRMTLAHHGSMLPDGSCGGNPAGLLLTLEGRTLYHAGDTALFSDMQLIGEHGIDLAILPIGDNYTMGPEDSVKATRFLNPARVLPCHYNTWPLIEQDAGAWTAAIRRDTTSEPVVLQPGETCEL; from the coding sequence ATGGCGACGGTTCGCTGGCTCGGTCACGCTGCGTTTGAGGTCCGGACCGCCGATCACCTGCTGCTGATCGACCCGTTCCTCAACGGCAATCCGGCCGGGATCGTTGCGGCCGACGAAGTCTCGCCCGACGTTATCCTGGTGACGCACGGTCACGGCGACCACATCGGCGACACGGTCGACATCGCGAAGCGGACCGGTGCTCTGGTCATCGCGAACTTCGAAATCGGCGAGTGGCTCGCACGGCAGGGCGTGACCAACTGCCATACGATGCATCTGGGCGGGCAGCACGCGTTCAAGTTCGGCACGGTCAGGATGACCCTTGCGCATCACGGATCGATGCTGCCGGACGGTTCCTGCGGCGGCAACCCTGCCGGTTTGCTGCTCACGCTCGAAGGTCGCACGCTCTACCACGCCGGCGACACGGCCCTGTTCTCGGACATGCAGCTGATCGGGGAACACGGAATCGATCTGGCCATCCTGCCCATCGGCGACAACTACACGATGGGGCCGGAGGACTCGGTCAAAGCGACGCGATTTCTCAATCCCGCGCGCGTCCTTCCCTGCCACTACAATACGTGGCCGCTGATTGAGCAGGACGCAGGCGCGTGGACCGCCGCCATCCGCCGTGACACCACCTCCGAGCCGGTGGTCCTGCAGCCGGGCGAGACCTGCGAGCTGTGA